One window of Acidobacteriota bacterium genomic DNA carries:
- a CDS encoding PDZ domain-containing protein codes for MFKLRTAGWLIAGLAVLGCALAGNRVDQADPEPGLLRFPDASATDIVFVYANDLWLVPREGGQARPLASPPGPEIFPRFSPDGRTIAFMGNYDGNRDLYTIPVEGGVPSRVTYHPSTENLQDWTPDGQLLFSSNGFLGTNRISELFKIPSQGGSYAKLPVPYGDSAAISPDGRWLAYTPFTRDFRTWKRYRGGMATDIWLFDLQSKQSRRITEWEGTDTRPMWHGSTLYYLSDEADSHRLNIFAYDTRRQQRRQVTRFSDYDVKWPALGPGPAGDGEIVFQLGTRLMSLDLKNERTRAVPVIIPGDLPEIRPHTVETRDFISSQGISPTGKRALFSARGDIWTVPAENGSPRNLTPSSGSAERSPAWSPDGRWIAYFSDAQGEYDLYLRQADLRSQGERVAQLGPGFRGSIEWAPDSKKLSFQDEKNRLLLFDVQSRSLDVIDTDSVGGGHSRVSWSHDSNWMAFTRTAEGGQRAVFLHDLDEGATHQVTAGYFNDSWPAFDRKGDFLYLASNRDISSPIFEDLGGTTFVHVQTDRLLVVPLREDVTLPFAPKSDEETWAEESAEESAPEDSPSSEQADAGQAESQSPAETGGEEAEGEDGGEKLRIDLEGFESRAVPLPVPRGSFLLLAVNHQGHLLYSRVPLTQLPGNTPSIMLFDPAKSEQGEVPVVPGAAGFAMSADGKKILVQQGPRRAIVQAAPKQMLDKPLDLAAMSTTVDPRREWKQMFMDAWRLQRDFFYAENMHGVDWQAVRERYQPLLDQCLTRSDVDFVIDEMISELNVGHAYNFGGDYQSQPQRSVGLLGADFELHQGAYRIARIIHGAPWDFDARGPLGRPGVDVQEGDFVLAVNGVELDVSKDPYAAFQGLAGETVTLTVSDKPAWNDEAREVVVDLIGNERQLRYRHWVESNRRYVEEKSQGRVGYIYVPDTGISGHDEMVRQFHAQRRKPALLIDDRWNSGGFIPTRLIELLNRPVTNFIARRHGATLAWPPDAHHGPKAMLINGLAASGGDAIADFFKQAGLGPLIGTRTWGGLVGISGGPQLVDGGVVTVPAGAFFETDGTWGIEGHGVDPDIEVVDDPALMQDGSDPQIDAAIDYLLSELERNPFNHLQAPALPDRSGMGLPEEDK; via the coding sequence ATGTTCAAGTTACGCACCGCCGGCTGGCTGATAGCCGGTCTGGCAGTCCTGGGCTGTGCGCTTGCCGGGAATCGCGTCGATCAAGCCGACCCCGAGCCAGGCTTGCTGCGCTTTCCCGACGCCAGCGCCACCGATATCGTGTTCGTCTACGCCAACGACCTCTGGCTCGTGCCCCGCGAGGGCGGCCAGGCGCGTCCTCTGGCCAGTCCTCCGGGACCCGAAATCTTCCCCCGCTTCAGTCCCGATGGGCGCACCATCGCCTTCATGGGCAACTACGACGGAAACCGCGATCTTTACACCATCCCCGTGGAGGGCGGCGTTCCCTCCCGCGTGACCTATCATCCGTCCACCGAAAACCTGCAGGACTGGACGCCTGACGGCCAACTGCTTTTTTCCAGCAACGGATTTCTGGGCACCAACCGCATCAGCGAACTCTTCAAAATCCCGTCACAGGGCGGATCCTATGCCAAGCTTCCGGTTCCTTACGGGGATTCGGCGGCCATCAGCCCCGACGGGCGCTGGCTGGCCTACACGCCCTTCACCCGCGACTTCCGCACCTGGAAGCGCTACCGGGGCGGGATGGCCACCGACATCTGGCTCTTCGACCTGCAGAGCAAGCAGTCGCGCCGCATCACCGAATGGGAAGGCACCGACACGCGTCCCATGTGGCACGGGTCGACGCTTTACTACCTGTCCGATGAAGCCGACAGCCATCGTCTCAACATCTTCGCTTACGACACGCGGCGTCAGCAGCGGCGCCAGGTGACCCGCTTTTCAGACTACGACGTGAAGTGGCCGGCGCTGGGGCCGGGTCCCGCGGGGGACGGCGAAATCGTCTTTCAACTGGGGACGCGCCTGATGTCGCTCGACCTCAAGAACGAGCGCACCCGGGCGGTTCCCGTGATCATTCCTGGAGACTTGCCTGAAATCCGTCCCCACACGGTCGAGACCCGCGACTTCATCTCTTCCCAGGGCATATCGCCCACTGGAAAACGGGCCCTCTTCTCGGCCCGCGGCGACATCTGGACCGTACCCGCCGAGAACGGTTCCCCCCGCAATCTGACGCCTTCCAGCGGCAGCGCCGAACGCTCGCCCGCCTGGAGTCCCGACGGACGCTGGATCGCCTACTTTTCCGACGCCCAGGGCGAGTACGACCTCTATCTGCGTCAAGCCGACCTTCGTTCGCAAGGCGAACGGGTGGCCCAATTGGGGCCGGGCTTCCGCGGAAGCATCGAATGGGCGCCCGATTCCAAGAAGCTTTCCTTTCAAGACGAGAAGAACCGCCTGCTTCTCTTCGACGTGCAGAGCCGCAGCCTGGACGTCATCGACACCGACTCTGTGGGCGGCGGGCACAGCCGGGTTAGCTGGTCCCACGACTCCAACTGGATGGCCTTCACGCGCACGGCCGAGGGAGGGCAGAGAGCCGTCTTCCTGCACGATCTGGACGAGGGCGCGACCCACCAGGTTACGGCCGGCTATTTCAACGATTCCTGGCCCGCCTTCGACCGCAAGGGCGACTTTCTTTACCTGGCCAGCAACAGGGACATCTCCTCGCCCATTTTCGAAGACTTGGGGGGAACGACCTTCGTACACGTTCAGACCGACCGCCTCCTGGTGGTCCCCCTGAGAGAGGACGTCACGTTGCCTTTCGCGCCCAAGAGCGACGAAGAAACCTGGGCGGAGGAATCTGCCGAGGAATCCGCCCCTGAGGACTCGCCGTCCTCAGAACAGGCCGATGCCGGGCAAGCCGAGAGCCAGTCTCCGGCAGAAACGGGCGGGGAGGAAGCCGAGGGCGAGGATGGCGGCGAGAAACTGCGCATCGACCTGGAGGGCTTCGAGTCCCGCGCCGTTCCCCTGCCGGTTCCGCGCGGCTCTTTTCTCCTGCTGGCCGTCAACCACCAGGGACACCTGCTCTATTCCCGTGTGCCGCTGACGCAGTTGCCCGGCAACACTCCCTCCATCATGCTCTTCGATCCCGCCAAGTCTGAGCAGGGCGAAGTGCCGGTGGTGCCCGGAGCGGCCGGATTCGCCATGTCGGCGGACGGCAAGAAGATCCTGGTTCAGCAGGGTCCCCGCCGCGCCATCGTGCAGGCTGCGCCCAAGCAGATGCTGGACAAGCCGCTCGACCTGGCGGCCATGAGCACCACGGTCGATCCGCGCCGGGAATGGAAGCAGATGTTCATGGACGCCTGGCGGCTTCAGCGCGACTTCTTCTACGCCGAGAACATGCACGGCGTGGACTGGCAGGCCGTGCGTGAGCGCTACCAGCCTCTTTTGGATCAGTGCCTGACCCGTTCCGATGTCGACTTCGTCATCGACGAGATGATCTCCGAGCTGAACGTGGGACATGCCTACAACTTCGGAGGCGACTACCAGAGCCAGCCTCAACGCTCGGTAGGGCTGCTGGGGGCCGATTTCGAGCTTCATCAGGGCGCCTACCGCATCGCCCGCATCATCCACGGCGCGCCCTGGGACTTCGACGCCCGCGGACCGCTGGGACGTCCCGGAGTCGATGTGCAAGAAGGTGATTTCGTACTGGCCGTCAACGGAGTCGAACTGGACGTCTCCAAGGACCCCTACGCCGCCTTCCAGGGTCTGGCAGGGGAGACCGTCACCTTGACCGTGAGCGACAAGCCGGCCTGGAACGACGAGGCCCGCGAGGTGGTGGTCGACCTGATCGGCAACGAACGCCAACTGCGCTACCGCCACTGGGTGGAAAGCAATCGCCGCTACGTGGAGGAGAAGTCGCAAGGCCGGGTCGGCTACATCTACGTTCCCGACACCGGCATCTCGGGCCACGACGAAATGGTCCGCCAGTTTCATGCTCAGCGGCGCAAGCCGGCCCTGCTCATCGACGACCGTTGGAACAGCGGCGGATTCATCCCCACCCGTCTCATCGAACTGCTCAACCGTCCCGTCACCAACTTCATCGCCCGCCGTCACGGCGCCACCTTGGCCTGGCCTCCCGACGCCCACCACGGGCCTAAGGCCATGCTCATCAACGGCTTGGCCGCATCGGGCGGAGACGCCATCGCCGACTTTTTCAAGCAAGCCGGCCTGGGTCCGCTGATCGGCACCCGCACCTGGGGCGGACTGGTGGGCATCAGCGGCGGGCCCCAGCTTGTGGACGGGGGAGTGGTGACGGTTCCCGCCGGAGCCTTCTTCGAAACCGACGGCACCTGGGGCATCGAGGGCCACGGCGTGGATCCCGACATCGAGGTGGTGGACGATCCGGCTTTGATGCAGGACGGGTCCGACCCTCAGATCGACGCCGCTATCGACTACCTGCTTTCCGAACTGGAGCGCAACCCCTTCAACCACCTCCAGGCTCCAGCCTTGCCCGACCGCTCGGGAATGGGCCTGCCTGAAGAGGACAAATGA